CGGGTTTTGCAGCAACAGCATGGCGTACGCCTGCGCGCCGAGGTTCCACACGGTCGGGTTGCCGACCGGCGTCGCCGGTTCGACGATCGACGGGTCGCGCCAACTGGCTATCCGAGCCAGGTAGTTGATCGACCGGGCCTCGCCGAAGCTGTTGAGCACGTTGGTCGGGTCGAGCGCCGGGTTGTCGGCGTCGGTCTTGGGCACCACGAAGGAGGCGCCGCTGGCCAGCACCGTGGAGGCCAGATGGAACTCGTTCTCCGGACCCAGGAACTCGCCGTACGTCGGGATTGGCTGGCCGAAGTTCTCCAGGTAGCCGATGTACTGGTTGATGTCGGAGCGGGCGTCATGCAGGACGGCGTCGCCGATCGCGGCCAGCACGGTGGCGGCGACGTCCTCCAGACGCAGGCCGAGCTGAGCGACCTGCTGCTGTATGAGGGTGATCTGCGCGGTGTTGCCGGCGATCGTCTCGTTCAACCGGTCGAACTGGGCCATCATGTTCGCGTACACCGTGTTGATCTGGGCCTCGACGCGCGCGAAGCTGGCACGCATCTGGTTGCCGAGGGCCCGTACCTCGTCGCGCAGCGCTCTGACCTGGGCAAGGATCTGCTGGTCCAGCGAGGGTCCGCTCTTGCCGAAGAGCCCGAGGATCGACATCACGGCGCCGAAGATGTTGCCGGTCATCGCCAATGTCGCGGTGCTGAAGATCGCGTCCGCCACGCCGCGGCCGGCGATCGCCGCCGCGTACTTGGAGATCGTGCTGACTGTGGTGAGGACCGCCTCTCCGATCACCTTGGCTTTCTTGCCGGCGTCGGGGTCGGCGAAGCCGATGATGGTGGAAACCATGCCCAGCCCGGCTCTGATGTCGGAGATCGATTGCTGCCGCGCCTTGTCCCGATTCTCGGCGTCCTTCTTGGCCGCCGCAGTGCACGCGGCGCTCGGTGGTCCGTCCGGCGGGCACTTGGGGTCGGTCTCGCCTATCTCAAAACGGATCTCCGAGCTCATCGTGAGCAGTCGCGCGTGCAGGGTGCCGAGCTGCTGCTCGGCCGCGTCGACGTACGCCGCCGAGTCGCCCTGCAGTGCCAGGATCGCATCGAGATTCACGTGCGACAGTGCCGGGTCGGTCTTGAGCGCATCGTAGGTGCTGGTCACGTCCACCCCGAACGGCGCACCGAGCACGGCGTTCCAGGCGGTGGCAAACGACGCGTTGGCTGCCCCCGTCTGCCGGACCGCGGACCACACCGCGGCAAGTGCGTCGTCGCGGCCGCGCAGCCACTGGACGGTGCGCAGCGCGCCGGACGCGAGCTCTTCGCGGGTGTCCCACGGTTCGACGGTCTTGCCGATCACAGCCGCGACCAGGCCGGTGATCTCCGGCGAGGTCCGGGTGTCGCCGCCGGGCGTGCCGAGCAGGATATCGACGGACTTGAGCACCAGGTCCTGCTCGGGCACCAGCAGGTCGAACGCGGTCAGCGAGCTGTCGAGTAGCTGCTTGCGCACCGTGAGCTGGGTCTGTGCCTGGTCGGCGGTGGCGTTCGGGCGCAGCCGGTGCCACTGGAGGAACTCGGCCGACAGTACGGCGGTCTTGATCCGATCGGCACCCTGGATGTGACTTTCGGTGACCTGGCCGAAGGCTCGGTCGGTGAGCGCCGCTTGGGGGACGGGGACTGGGTTGGCCACCGCGGGTTCGCCGAACAGCACGCTTGCCGCGGTGACTGCGATCATGGTCACGACAGCGGTCCCATGCCTCGCCAGCCAGGAACGTTTCATCGTCATGACGGGAAAGTATTCGGTAAATGTATAACGGTACTGAAACAATGTTGATTGGCCAGCTCAACGACTGATGTCGGCGAACAAAACTCCCGTATCGCCTCGGGCAAGCTAACGACATCAGCCGCGAGCGAGGGCGGATTATCTACTTCCACTCGAGTGGCAGAAGTTCGGCTAATTGGGGCGATCAGGAAGGTGATCTCGTCGCCGAACAGCGCCCGACGGGCTCCGCCGCAACCGCACCACCGGTGAGCTGGCGTTCTACCGCTGCCGGTCACCCCGGCACCGCTGGACCGCCCTGGTCATCGCCGCTCACGCGTTCCTCGCCGCCGCGTCAGCGGCCAGCACCACCAGCCCAAACGGCCTGATCACGATCACCGTCAACGAACTCTGCCGACTGTTCCACGCTCTGATCATCGAACCTACCCGACGCACCGCCGATCCCATCGCCTGGTCCGTCTTCCGGCGGCGACACCAACACGCAGCCAAGACCAGCCACTGCGCCAGACAGGCCCTTACCGAACCCTGAAACGAATCTCCTGCCGGAGTACTAACACCCTCAGCGCGACGCCAGGAAATCGCCCGAAAAATCAAGGCGCACCTGTCGACCTCTTCGCGCCCGTCAATCTATGCTCTTAACCGCCACCACTCACCACCAGCGCAATCACGCACACAGCGCCCTTGGCCGTCCGATTCTGCCCGCCCCTTGTCTCATCACTGTCCGCCAATTGTCCGGAGGTTGTCCGTGAGCCACTCGCCCATTCTCGAATTCTTCGCCGAGGAACTGAGGATCGTCCGCACCGCAGCCAACATGTCGCAGGCCGATCTCGCCGAGGCGATCAACTATTCCACCGCGCTGGTGGGGAAGATCGAGAATTGCGACCGGCGGCCGAGCCCCGACTTCGCCCGCCGCTGTGACAAGGTCCTGGAGACCGGCGGCCTCTTCGAGCGGGCCCAGCGCAAGCTCGGCCGGGAGGCCCTGGTGGCCTGGTTCCGCGAGTGGGCCGAGATCGAGCAGGAGGCCGACGCGCTGCGCAGCTTCCAGCCGCTGTTCGTGCCGGGCCTGCTCCAGACCGAGGCATACGCCCGGACCGTTCTCTCCGGCAGCGGCCTGCTCCGGGCGCAGGCACTGGAACAGCAGGTCACCACCCGACTGGAACGGCAGGAGTTGCTCACCCGCGACCAGTCTCCACTGCTCACCGTGGTGATGGACGAGTCTGTCCTGCGCCGGCCGGTGGGCGGCCCGCAGGTGATGCGTGAGCAGCTCCGACACCTGGCCAAGGTCGGCGAATCGCTGCCCCGGGTGCGGCTCCACGTGGTGCCCGGGGCCGCCGGGGCCTACGCCGGCCTCAACGGTCCGTTCGTCGTAGCCACACCACCGACCGGCGACGATATCGTCTACATTGAGGGACAGCTCAACGGACAGACGTACGACCGCGCCGACGACATCAAGCGGACAGTCCAGGTGTGGGAGTCGATCCGGGGCGAGGCGCTGCCACACCAGCAGTCGCTGGAGTTGATATCGGAGGTGGCGGAGACATGGACCTGACCGGTGCCCGGTGGCGCAAGAGCACCCGCAGCAACGGCAACGGCGGCGACTGCGTCGAGGTCGCCGACAACCTGCCGCACACCATCGGCGTACGCGACAGCAAAGACCGACAGGGCCCCGCCCTGACCTTCACCCCCACCGCCTGGCGCGCCTTCGTCGCCACCCTCGGCCGGAACGACTGACCAACGGACGGGGCCACCCGAACCCGTGGTCCGGGCGGCCGTCCGGCGCCGTGGCGGTGTTACTCGCAGAACACCTGCACCTTGCTGTCGGCGTCGTCCACGTCGACGGTGAGCTCATCGAGCTGCTCGATGAGCTCCTCGATGTGCTGCGGCTTGAGCTGGGTGAGGTCGATCGGCACCCCTGACTTGTCCAGCTTCGCGTTGAGCTGGGTGAGCGCCTGCGGAGGGATGAGGCTCGTGAGCCGGACCCCGGCACGCAGCAGTTGCAGCGGGACCCGGACGTTGATCCGGCTTGCCCCGTCGCCGCCGGTGCTGTCCTCCGAGCTCACCACCACGCGCAGGTACTTGGGCCGGGGTTTCGGGCGCACGGCTCCCGACGGCGACTCGGGCTGGTCTCGTTCGAGGGCGTTGATCAGCCGCTCGGCCTCGTCTGCGGTGATCTTGCCCTCGGCCAGCATCTGCAGGATCTGGCGGCGCTGCTCGTTCATTGTTGCTCCTCCCCTTATGACTTATCTGACGCTTACCAGCACGGCCATCTGGCCGTCCTCAAGCTCGAACCGGCTGCCGGGCAGCGCCCACAGCAGTCGCCCGGTGCCACGCAGCGCGCCCACCGGGCTCACCCGGAAGACAAGGCACGCGACCAGTCCGCCCAGCACGACGAGCAACAGCAGCGGTGACAGCACCAGCAGGACCGGCAGGACCGGGACGTACAGCCGCAACCAGCGGCCGTTGCGACGGCGATAACTCGCCGTCACCAGCTGCGGGATCATCGGATCCCCTCCAGCTCGGCCAGCGCCTCCTCGACGCTGATCTCCCCCCGCCGCAGGCGGTCGACGACGTCGGCGCCGGTGGGCGCCGGGTCGGTGTCGACGAAGTCGAGGTGCTCGGCGATCCGGTTCAGCCGGGACTTGATCGTCGGGTAGCTCACCCCGAAGATCCGCTCCATCTCCTTGATCGAACCGTGCGACCGTACGAACGCGGCAACGAACACCTGGTCGTCGGCGCTGAGCTGAGCCAGCTGCGGCGGCTCGAACTGACCCTCGACCACGATGCCGCTGCTGGCGAGGCGGACCCGTTCGACCACGAACGACTGCCCATGCGTCAGGTCCGTCAGTTCCTGCCAGTCCACTCTCGGCCCCCTTGCTCTCAACAACGCTCCCGTTCATTTGTATCTTAATTTTCTTAAGACGTCAACGTGTGGATCTTGATTTTCTTAATCTAGATCTTGATGACCCTGAGGATCTCGCCATCCTCGGCCGCCGTATGCCGGCGGTGGCCCGCAGCACGGTCGTCACAGCCGACGTCCCTGGCGTCCGTCGGGCGGGCAGCACGCGACCAAGCCCCCCGATCCGTGGTCGTGTTCGCCGAAGGCCCCCGGAGTACGGCCCCGAAGCGCCTCCGACCAGCAGCGGGAGGACACCCGTCCGGGCGTGGTCGTGCGGCTGGACGCGTCCGGGTCAGCGGCAGGAGCGAGTCTCTGACCCCGCACTCGGCTCACCGGTCACGGACAACGTCGCCTGCTCACCACAGCTTCGAGAACTCCTATAGTTGCGGCGATGAACACGGAGAAGGTCCAGCAGGCATACTCGTCCGTCGCGGAGCTCTACATCGGGTTGTTCGGTGCCAGCCACCAGGTACACGCCGACGACCTCACCTTCATCGCGCGACACCTGTCGGGCCGGCCCGGTGCGGTGCTCGATCTGGGCTGCGGACCTGGCCACATCACCGGTTACCTTCACTCGCTTGGCGTTGACGCGTCCGGGATCGACCTGGTCCCCGAGTTCATCGCCCACGCGCAGGCGTCCCACCCGAGCGTTGAGTTCCGGCTCGGGTCGATGGAAAGCCTCGACGTCGCCAATCACTCTCTCGCCGGCATCCTGGCCTGGTACTCATTGATCCATTTTCCGCCGCAGAACCTCGACGGCATGCTGGCTGAGTTCCGGTGAGCCATCGCCCCCGGCGGGACCTTGGTGCTGGGCCACTTCGACGCCGACGAGGTCGGCGCCTTCGACCACAAAGTCGTGACCGCCTATCGCTGGCCCGTCGACGAAATCTCCGCGCGGCTCACCCGAGCCGGCTTCACCGAGGTCGAACGCCTACAGCGGCCCAGCGAGGGCAACCATCGACCCCATGCCGCGATCGCGGCGACCGCCACGCCGCCTAGCGAGCACTAACCTTTCGACAAGACCGGGCGGCGCGCGCCGGCGACGTCGGCGAGCGAGCTGGAACCGCCCGCTGGAGACGTCCGCATCGGGAGCTCAGGATTTTGGGCACCAGACGCTGAGCAC
The Micromonospora pisi DNA segment above includes these coding regions:
- a CDS encoding SHOCT-like domain-containing protein; translated protein: MNEQRRQILQMLAEGKITADEAERLINALERDQPESPSGAVRPKPRPKYLRVVVSSEDSTGGDGASRINVRVPLQLLRAGVRLTSLIPPQALTQLNAKLDKSGVPIDLTQLKPQHIEELIEQLDELTVDVDDADSKVQVFCE
- a CDS encoding DUF397 domain-containing protein yields the protein MDLTGARWRKSTRSNGNGGDCVEVADNLPHTIGVRDSKDRQGPALTFTPTAWRAFVATLGRND
- a CDS encoding DUF2089 domain-containing protein — its product is MDWQELTDLTHGQSFVVERVRLASSGIVVEGQFEPPQLAQLSADDQVFVAAFVRSHGSIKEMERIFGVSYPTIKSRLNRIAEHLDFVDTDPAPTGADVVDRLRRGEISVEEALAELEGIR
- a CDS encoding helix-turn-helix domain-containing protein, with product MSHSPILEFFAEELRIVRTAANMSQADLAEAINYSTALVGKIENCDRRPSPDFARRCDKVLETGGLFERAQRKLGREALVAWFREWAEIEQEADALRSFQPLFVPGLLQTEAYARTVLSGSGLLRAQALEQQVTTRLERQELLTRDQSPLLTVVMDESVLRRPVGGPQVMREQLRHLAKVGESLPRVRLHVVPGAAGAYAGLNGPFVVATPPTGDDIVYIEGQLNGQTYDRADDIKRTVQVWESIRGEALPHQQSLELISEVAETWT